ACTTGAATATATATTAGCTGTTTCTGTCCATGTTTCCCAAGTTTTACCATCATCTAATGATCTATTTACATAATTATACGAAATCGTACCTCCAGTTATTTGAGTAGATGTTTCAAAATTGTAATAAATCGCGCCATTGTCCAAGATTTGAATTTCCATTACATCAGAATTAGTAGTCGGACTGTTAGAAACAAGCCATGAACTTGCCGGATTTGTTTTCAAAATCGCAATATTTCCCTTGTAAGCATTCTTAACTGTATTTGTTATCGTTGTATTTACAATAGATAATTTGAGTTGGGGAATTACATTGTCAGTTGCCGGCAGTTTAAATTTTATCTCAGTTGGAGTTGCAGAAACGATTTTCGCAGGCACATTATCAAAATAAAGAGTAATATTTTCAGGCTTATCTGAAAAATTTTCACCTGTAATAGTAATTTCATCATTTGGTTTTCCATAATTACTACTGTAAGACGTAATCTTTGATTCAATAACTGGAACTGGTTTTGGAACTTCCGGAACTGGAGGTTTCACTACCTCTGGTTCAGATTCTGAATCCGAAGAACAGCTTATAAATAATACACAAAATAGAATCGAACACCATAGTTTTAAGTAAATTTTCATCAGTAATTTATTATTTTAATTTGGGCTCAAATGTATAAAATAGACTCTGAAATCCTACAAAATAAGTATTTTTTATTCATGCTTTTTTTTATATTTAGTTATAAAAAAAGCTCGTATTGTAAAAAACACGAGCTTTCGAAATTAAAATGTTGATTTTCAAAGATTATACATCTTTTTTCTCTGTTCCTGAATCTTTTCATCATCAAGATATTCGTCAAATGTCATGTAACGGTCGATTACTCCGTTTGGTGTCAATTCTACTACTCTATTACCTACAGTTTGTGCAAACTCGTGATCATGCGTTGTAAAGATTACAGAACCTTTAAAGTTTTTTAGTGAGTTGTTGAAAGCCGTAATCGACTCCAAATCTAAGTGGTTTGTTGGTTCGTCAAGCATCAAAATATTTGCGCGTTCCATCATCATTCTGGATAACATACAACGTACTTTTTCTCCTCCTGATAATACACGGCTTGTTTTAAGAGCTTCTTCTCCAGAGAAAATCATTTTCCCTAAAAATCCTCTAATAAAAACCTCATCGCGCTCTTCTTCCGTTTTAGCGTATTGGCGTAACCAGTCTACCAAAGTCAAATCATTTTCAAAATATTTATGATTTTCAGCCGGTAAATAGGCCTGATTGGTTGTAATTCCCCAGTCGAAAGATCCTGAATCTGCTTTTTGTTCTCCGTTTAAGATTTCGTAGAATGCTGTTGTTGCACGTGAATCTTTAGAGAACAGCACGATTTTGTCGCCTTTTGCCATATTCAAATCCACATCTTTAAACAAAACTTCTCCATCTACAGAAGCAGATAAGTTTTCTACATTCAAAATCTGGTCTCCCGCTTCACGATCCTGATCGAAGATAATTGCTGGGTAACGACGGCTTGAAGGTTTAATTTCAGAAATATTCAATTTAGAAATCATTTTTTTACGGGAAGTTGCCTGTTTTGATTTTGCAACGTTGGCGCTGAAACGACGAATAAATTCTTCTAATTCCTGTTTCTTTTCTTCTGCTTTTTTGTTTTGCTGCGCACGTTGTTTTGCCGCTAATTGGCTGGACTCGTACCAGAACGTATAGTTTCCGGAATAGTGATTGATTTTTCCGAAATCAATATCCGAAATATGTGTACAAACCGCATCTAAAAAGTGACGGTCGTGAGATACTACAATTACAGTATTTTCATAATTTGCAAGGAAGTTTTCTAACCAGGCGATTGTCTCAAAATCCAGATCGTTGGTAGGCTCATCCATGATCAATACATCCGGATTTCCGAAAAGTGCCTGCGCTAAAAGCACACGAACTTTCATTTTTCCTTCCATATCCGCCATTAAAGTATAATGATCTGTTTCTGTGATTCCTAAGTTAGATAACATTGAAGCTGCATCAGAATCGGCATTCCATCCGTTCATTTCTTCAAACTGCACTTGCAATTCTCCAATTCGGTCTGCATTGGCATCATTATAATCTAAATAAAGTTCATCCATTTCTTTTTTAACAGCGTACAGAACTTTATTTCCCATCAAAACGGTTTCTAAAACAGTATGTTCGTCGAACATGTTGTGGTTCTGATTTAAAACCGACATACGTTTTCCCGGTTCTAAATGAATGTGCCCCGAAGTCGGGTCCATATCGCCCGAAATGATTTTAAGAAAAGTTGATTTTCCAGCACCATTGGCTCCAATAACGCCGTAAATATTTCCGTGAGTGAATGTAGTATTTACTTCGTCAAACAAAATTCGTTTGCCAAATTGTACTGATAAATTATTGACTGTTAACATGAATGTCTTTTTAATTAATTTGGTGCAAAAGTACTAAAAAAGGTTCTAAGTTACAAAGATGCTTTTTGAATTGTAAGATGTGAAATGTGAACGGTAAAATGTAATCTGTAAAAGGAAAATGTTATTTAGTTTAAAATAAAAAAACATCTAACTTTTCACATCTAACATCTAACCTTTTACAACTTACTTTCTTTCTCCAAAGCAACCTCCAGACTTTCAAAATTGGAAACTACTTTTTTAATTAAACCTTCTTTATTGAGGATAAAATGCGTTGGAAAAGCATTCAGCTGTAAAGTAGTATTCATGTATTCTTTCATGTTGGGAATAACAGAATATAAAAGTGGTTTTCTTCCTAAAAACGTTTTTAATTGCTCCGGCGTATCTTCGGCAAGGCTTACAAAAACAATATCTTTTCGGTCTTTGTATTTTGAAACTAAGGCATTGACCTGTGGAAATTCTTTGATACAGGCCGCACAATGAATGTACCAGCATTTGATTACGATGATTTTTCCTTTCATGGTTTCGTTTGAAACTACATTTCCTTCTAAATCTTTAAATGAAAAATTTGGGAAAGGAGTTCCTTCCATTTTAAAATTATGCAACGCATCAAAAGCCTGCTGGT
The Flavobacterium flavigenum genome window above contains:
- a CDS encoding TlpA family protein disulfide reductase translates to MQKSISFIITFLIFTISSAQSKLGNPEVDPIQIQKNFTEWSAYQSKNIMLSRDFTAFDLLSKKISKETFLSQLVNGNLIPIRLKSADSIYYYKLFKILPKSDTSIKATINQQAFDALHNFKMEGTPFPNFSFKDLEGNVVSNETMKGKIIVIKCWYIHCAACIKEFPQVNALVSKYKDRKDIVFVSLAEDTPEQLKTFLGRKPLLYSVIPNMKEYMNTTLQLNAFPTHFILNKEGLIKKVVSNFESLEVALEKESKL
- a CDS encoding ABC-F family ATP-binding cassette domain-containing protein, with translation MLTVNNLSVQFGKRILFDEVNTTFTHGNIYGVIGANGAGKSTFLKIISGDMDPTSGHIHLEPGKRMSVLNQNHNMFDEHTVLETVLMGNKVLYAVKKEMDELYLDYNDANADRIGELQVQFEEMNGWNADSDAASMLSNLGITETDHYTLMADMEGKMKVRVLLAQALFGNPDVLIMDEPTNDLDFETIAWLENFLANYENTVIVVSHDRHFLDAVCTHISDIDFGKINHYSGNYTFWYESSQLAAKQRAQQNKKAEEKKQELEEFIRRFSANVAKSKQATSRKKMISKLNISEIKPSSRRYPAIIFDQDREAGDQILNVENLSASVDGEVLFKDVDLNMAKGDKIVLFSKDSRATTAFYEILNGEQKADSGSFDWGITTNQAYLPAENHKYFENDLTLVDWLRQYAKTEEERDEVFIRGFLGKMIFSGEEALKTSRVLSGGEKVRCMLSRMMMERANILMLDEPTNHLDLESITAFNNSLKNFKGSVIFTTHDHEFAQTVGNRVVELTPNGVIDRYMTFDEYLDDEKIQEQRKKMYNL